TATATCTCGGCTCGAATATATGCAGGTTCAGCTGCTCCTGAGGGTACACAACAATACCTAAGGGAAATATGGGAATGAAATTCGTCATGGTTTCTAAATTATAGAATATATATTTAACCCCCAATTACCATTCAAACTTATATGCCGCGACTCTTACTCGACTGCGAGAAAATGAAATACGCCAATACAGGACTCTATGAATTCTGTAAACAGCTGGGCTTTGCCCTCCTGAAAAACAAAGCGGCCAATGAGGAAATGGTGTTCTATATGCCCAGACACCTGCAGGGATTTTTTGGCAATGAAGGCACCTACATTAAAAAGAACTCCCTGCACAAATACTGGATGCCAGACTTCAAACCAACCGTATGGCATACCACCTTCCAGTCCACCCGGTATATACCACAGCCTGGCAAAACGCCCATGGTATTAACGATCCACGACCTGAACGCCATTCACGAAAAACAAGCTCCTGCAAAGATCAAAGCAATCCTGAAATCCGTTCAGAAAAACATAGACCGTGCTGATCACGTGGTGACCATTTCTCAGTTCGTGATGGACGATGTAAAAACACACTTGAACCTGGGCAATAAAAAGACCAGCGTAGTATACAATGGAGGCCACCTGGAAACCTTTCCTGACTTTGATGCACCTGCTTACCGCCCGGCCACACCATTCCTGTTTAGCCTTGGAGGTGTAAATGCAAAAAAGAACTTTCATGTGCTCCCGGCATTGCTGAAAGGAAACGATTATGAACTGATCATAGCCGGCCCCATCTTCGATGAGCAATACAAACAGCAGATACAGGTAAAAGCACAGGAGCATGGCGTGGCTGACCGGGTGAAAATCCTGGGCGCCATATCGTATCCCGATAAATACTGGTACCTTAGCCACTGTGAAGGTTTCCTTTTCCCTTCTATCGCTGAAGGTTTTGGAATACCCGTGATAGAAGCGATGACCATGGGTAAACCATGCTTCCTCTCTACCAAAACAAGTTTGCCTGAAGTTGGCGGACCACTGAGTTACTATTTCCTGGATTTTGAACCAGGCAGCATGCAGGAAGTATTCCGGAATGGCATGCTCGATTATCAGCAAAAGAACCCTGCGGAGGCAATTAAAGCCTATGCAGCACGTTTCAGCTATGATAATATGGCAAAAGGCTACCTGGATATTTACCGGAGCCTGTATTAATCTTCAACTATCTTATTCATATGCACCGCATCGGTCTGGATTTTGAGAAACTAAAGTATCCACACAACGGTCTTTACACCTTCTGTTTACAATTAGGACAACGACTATTGAGCCTGCAGCAGCAGGATGAACAACTGCTGTATTACATGCCTGCATCCTTTGCAGCATTCAACGGAAGGTTTGAAACAATCCCGTATAAATGGTATGACAGGTATGCATTTCATCCGCCAAAAATGGATGTATTTCATGCTGTTCATCAAACGGGCAATGTATGGCCCAGAAAGCAGGCAAAAAGAACGGTTGTGACCATTCATGACCTGAACTTCCTGATTGATGACCGCTTGAAAAACTGGCAGAAAAAATACCACCTGAAGCAATTGCAAAACCAGGTGGATGAAGCAGATGTAATCGTGTCTATTTCCAAGTTTACACTGAATGCAATCAGGGAACATATCAGGGTACCAGACAGCAAATGCCAGATCGTATACCAGGGCTCTGAAGTAAAACAATTTCCGGGTTTTGATGCACCCGCTTACAAACCCCAAAAACCTTTCCTGTTCTCGATAGGCATGCTCACACCCAAAAAGAATTTTCATGTGCTGCCTTCATTGCTCGTGGGGAATGATTATGAATTGATCATTGCCGGCAGACAACAAGGTGATTATATTAAAAAAATTGAAGCAGCAGCGGCAGAACTAGGCGTGAGCAACAGGTTAAAACTCGTAGGCGGCATTACTGATGAAGAGAAATACTGGTATTACAGTCAGTGCTTAGCCTTCCTGTTCCCTTCACTGGCAGAGGGTTTTGGGGCTCCGGTAGTAGAAGCGATGCACTTTGGTAAACCAGTGTTTTTATCTGATAAAACCAGCTTACCTGAAGTAGGAGGAGCACATGCTTATTACTTCCGTGATTTTGCGCCTGAAGCGATGCAGGATGTATTTGCAAAAGGGCTGCAACACTTTTCCAGCAATGATCATACAGATGCTATAAAAAAATATGCCATGCAGTTTAGCTGGGATGCTAATGCAAAAGCATATTTTGAATTATATAGAAAGCTTTATTAAGCCGGCCACCAAACAAAAAAGAGGTTGTGCTCATAATCTGAGAATTGCTTAAACGGGTACCCGAATCCATCAGGGATCCGAATAAAACGGGGCTGTCTCGAAGTTTTGAGCAGCCCCGTTTCTTGTGCTATATTATTTTATAATTCCTGTAATCGAACAATCGCCTACCAGTTCTTTTTTCTATCCAGTACAGAATACTGTCTTTGAACCCAAACTTCTTCCTGCTGATATCATGCTCAAATTTCCAGTTCTTCTCATCAATTCTTGACTGCATAGCCTGCGGATGCTTACCCTTAAACACTTCCAGGCTATCTACCTCTCCATAATCAAACTCAGAAATATTCACACGCTTCTTCATCTTCTCATCATTCGCCCCATTATATAAAGTGTATGAATTATTCAATTTCCTTGCCTGCGCTTCCGGATCCTTTACCCATCCATAATGATAAATATGCGCGTCAACCGGCTTCACATGCAATTTCTGCCCCTCTTTCCTGAAACCCTGTGCATCCCGGTAAGAAGAGATCTTCTTATCATTCCTGATCACCCTGATCTCATTCTTATACCACACTCTCGAATCTCCTATATAATCGTAGCTACCAAAGAAGTGCATATACTCAAACAACAATCCTTCTACTCTTGGATCATCTTTGTATTTCTCCATCGCAGCCTTAATAGCCGGGTAATCCTTTTCATGCACCACCTCATCAGCCTGTATATAAAAACACCAGTCAGCATCCGAACTTACATGCGCAAATGCCTTGTCTGTTTCTACTGCCAGGATCCTGCCGCCTTCTTTCAGTGAATCATCCCATACAGAATGTGTGATCTTAATCTTGGGAGAATCGATCGACTGGATAAGCGCCAATGTTCCATCATCAGAATCACCAACACTGACAATCACCTCATCGCACAGTGGCAGGATCGACCTGATAGATGCCAATACAGGATAGTCATATTTAACGGCATTACGAACAAAAGTGAATCCGGCTACTTTCATATAATAGTTATATTGGCTGCGAAGATAATTCGTTATTCGTAAATTAGAAGATGCGTTCTCTATTGACAGCTCTATTACAGGGCTCAACCAGGGCCCTGGCCCGATGTATTACCCTGGTGGAAAATGAAGCCAGTGGGTACGAAGCCCTGTTAGCAGACCTGCCAGTCAATCACCATACCCGGGTGATAGGGATCACAGGCCCTCCCGGTGCCGGTAAAAGCACCCTCGTAAATGGCCTGATCGAACTATTGCTGGAACAAGGTAAGAAAGTCGGTATCATCGCCGTAGATCCAAGCTCCCCCTTCAATTACGGTGCCCTGCTGGGAGACAGGGTGCGCATGGCCCAGCATTTCAACAACGATAACGTTTTTATCCGTTCCATGGCCAGCCGGGGAGCCCTGGGAGGCCTCAGCCCACGTATTATTGAAGTGAGCGACCTGATGAAAGCCGCGGGTTTCGATTATCTCTTTATCGAAACAGTAGGAGTGGGGCAAAGCGAGGTAGAAATAGCAGGAATTGCCAGCACCACCGTAGTTGTCGTCGTACCCGAAGCCGGCGATGAAATACAAACCATGAAAGCAGGGCTGATGGAAATTGCCGACATCTTCGTGGTAAATAAAGCAGACAGGGATAACGCAGATGCATTTGTAAAAAACCTGCGCATCCTGGCACATAGCCGGGTACATGAAACAGCCGTATTAAAAACAGTTGCTACCACCAGCCAGGGCTTAAAAGAACTGATCCAGGCCATCGATCAGCATCAGCAGCACCTTACCCAAACCCCTGAAAAACATGCACAACTACTTACCGAAAAAGCATGGCAACTGATACAGCGCCAGCGAATGAAAGCCTATAACAGGCAGGCACTCTATCAGCAAATTAAAACCGGACTGGAAAAGGGTGACTTCAATTTGTACCGCTTCTTACAATCCATTTACGCAGCAGAATAGCTGGTATCAGTGCGGTGATAACAGGTAAGAGAACCATCCACTGATGGGTGAGCTCTATAGAAAGGATAAGCGCAGTCAATATTACCGGCAGTCTACCCGCCAACAGGGCAACAATGCCTACGATAGCCGCTAAACCAGGTGTTACATCCGTTTGACCAGCTGCCAGGCAAATCAGGAATATACTGGCCATTCCCAATGCACCACCAATTAACAGAAATGGTGAAATGATCAATTCCCTTCCCGGCGCTCCAGCGCCCGCAGCCAGGATCAGCATCACCATACGGACAAGCGATAATCCCAGCAGGATCTGTAAATTGATGTGACCACTCGCCAGCTCCGGAATAAAATTGCTGCCAGTACCCAAACCCTCAGGCCGCAGCCAACCCAGCACGCCAATAACAAACGCCGCTGCTACCGGCAACCATGCCCGCTGAAAGGTAATTTGCCCCAGCTTTTTAATCAGCCAGTTCATAAGGATCCCTAAGAGAGATACCACCATACCAGCTAAAAAGTAGATATATAAGTTACCCAACCTGAAGGCTGGTAAGGTTTCTAAAAATAAAACAGCATCCCAGCCCCTCCA
This window of the Chitinophaga sancti genome carries:
- a CDS encoding glycosyltransferase family 4 protein, which produces MPRLLLDCEKMKYANTGLYEFCKQLGFALLKNKAANEEMVFYMPRHLQGFFGNEGTYIKKNSLHKYWMPDFKPTVWHTTFQSTRYIPQPGKTPMVLTIHDLNAIHEKQAPAKIKAILKSVQKNIDRADHVVTISQFVMDDVKTHLNLGNKKTSVVYNGGHLETFPDFDAPAYRPATPFLFSLGGVNAKKNFHVLPALLKGNDYELIIAGPIFDEQYKQQIQVKAQEHGVADRVKILGAISYPDKYWYLSHCEGFLFPSIAEGFGIPVIEAMTMGKPCFLSTKTSLPEVGGPLSYYFLDFEPGSMQEVFRNGMLDYQQKNPAEAIKAYAARFSYDNMAKGYLDIYRSLY
- a CDS encoding glycosyltransferase family 4 protein codes for the protein MHRIGLDFEKLKYPHNGLYTFCLQLGQRLLSLQQQDEQLLYYMPASFAAFNGRFETIPYKWYDRYAFHPPKMDVFHAVHQTGNVWPRKQAKRTVVTIHDLNFLIDDRLKNWQKKYHLKQLQNQVDEADVIVSISKFTLNAIREHIRVPDSKCQIVYQGSEVKQFPGFDAPAYKPQKPFLFSIGMLTPKKNFHVLPSLLVGNDYELIIAGRQQGDYIKKIEAAAAELGVSNRLKLVGGITDEEKYWYYSQCLAFLFPSLAEGFGAPVVEAMHFGKPVFLSDKTSLPEVGGAHAYYFRDFAPEAMQDVFAKGLQHFSSNDHTDAIKKYAMQFSWDANAKAYFELYRKLY
- a CDS encoding glycosyltransferase family protein, giving the protein MKVAGFTFVRNAVKYDYPVLASIRSILPLCDEVIVSVGDSDDGTLALIQSIDSPKIKITHSVWDDSLKEGGRILAVETDKAFAHVSSDADWCFYIQADEVVHEKDYPAIKAAMEKYKDDPRVEGLLFEYMHFFGSYDYIGDSRVWYKNEIRVIRNDKKISSYRDAQGFRKEGQKLHVKPVDAHIYHYGWVKDPEAQARKLNNSYTLYNGANDEKMKKRVNISEFDYGEVDSLEVFKGKHPQAMQSRIDEKNWKFEHDISRKKFGFKDSILYWIEKRTGRRLFDYRNYKII
- the meaB gene encoding methylmalonyl Co-A mutase-associated GTPase MeaB, which gives rise to MRSLLTALLQGSTRALARCITLVENEASGYEALLADLPVNHHTRVIGITGPPGAGKSTLVNGLIELLLEQGKKVGIIAVDPSSPFNYGALLGDRVRMAQHFNNDNVFIRSMASRGALGGLSPRIIEVSDLMKAAGFDYLFIETVGVGQSEVEIAGIASTTVVVVVPEAGDEIQTMKAGLMEIADIFVVNKADRDNADAFVKNLRILAHSRVHETAVLKTVATTSQGLKELIQAIDQHQQHLTQTPEKHAQLLTEKAWQLIQRQRMKAYNRQALYQQIKTGLEKGDFNLYRFLQSIYAAE
- a CDS encoding chloride channel protein is translated as MKNLGLVVIAAFLGAVGVQCLIYLINALSSLCYLGAFSIEAPDLSNSGLGAWMVVIPVAGALLGILLIKSGKKSLTPLSAVIMTGAGFPFGIEGVLASGLFLCGERKLLKAAVIASGLACLLNAPVAGAVLVFELGFVEVSVLNVLALVLAAGTGCLLRFVWRGWDAVLFLETLPAFRLGNLYIYFLAGMVVSLLGILMNWLIKKLGQITFQRAWLPVAAAFVIGVLGWLRPEGLGTGSNFIPELASGHINLQILLGLSLVRMVMLILAAGAGAPGRELIISPFLLIGGALGMASIFLICLAAGQTDVTPGLAAIVGIVALLAGRLPVILTALILSIELTHQWMVLLPVITALIPAILLRKWIVRSGTN